The nucleotide window GGAAAAGCATGGTGGATTGAAGTAACGACTGATAGTCCTCGTTGTTCCTATTTCTTCGGGCCTTTTGCCAGTAAGCAAGAGGCCGAAGCAGCTCAATCTGGCTTCGTTGAGGATTTGAAGGGTGAAGGTGCTACGAATATTCGTGTCCAGATTCGACAGTGCAAGCCTGATCCTAAGAAGTTAACGGTCTACGACGAGGCGGTGGATAGAAACTTTCCAATGACGGTTTCGCCTATGTTCAGTAGCTAGGATGGTTCTAGCGTTGTGTATCAATCGAAGGACTTTCTATGGAATCTGGTGAACTCCTGACTCTCATTATTTTGCTTATTCCTGGCTTGGCTCTGTCCATTGCAGTGATGGGAATCTTTGCTGCGGGAGGCTAATACCACCGCAGACTGCTTGGCGTTCTTAGGACTGCGATCGCGTTTCCTCTATGAGCGCCATTCTCGTTAAGCTGCGCCCACAGTCTTTCCCGTGTGATAGATAGCCCTGACGATTGCTCCCATTAAGCTGTCGTTTGGTTCAGTCTTGGCTTGGGCGATCGCTATAGTGGAAAGAGGAGGTATTTGGGTCTTCACTGTTCCTTACGTTGTTCTAAATAGGTAGGGAATCGGTTCAGTGTTCCGTACGGGAGGAGAGAGCAAACGCCATGAATTTAAAGCGAATTGGGCATGTTGCCATTTGTGTTGAAGATTTGGATCGCGCAGCGCAATTCTACCAAAATTTGGGTATGGAATTGGTTTGGAAAGATCCAGACTGGGCTTATCTCAAAGCTGGTGAAGATGGTTTGGCGCTCCTGAGTCCCAGTTACGCTCAGGCAGGGCCTCACTTCGGTTTTAT belongs to Synechococcales cyanobacterium T60_A2020_003 and includes:
- a CDS encoding DUF1816 domain-containing protein, which translates into the protein MKEIWLSLLELLGKAWWIEVTTDSPRCSYFFGPFASKQEAEAAQSGFVEDLKGEGATNIRVQIRQCKPDPKKLTVYDEAVDRNFPMTVSPMFSS
- a CDS encoding VOC family protein, which translates into the protein MNLKRIGHVAICVEDLDRAAQFYQNLGMELVWKDPDWAYLKAGEDGLALLSPSYAQAGPHFGFIFHERAEVESAYQRLKDEGVHVTDVHEHRDGTASFYGRDPDGNWFEYLYEPVAVTA